CGCTGAATATTCCAATTTATCAGGGCGGTCGTATTAAAAAGCAGGTCAGCCTTTCACAAGGACAATTGCTTCAATCCAAACTGGCGCAGCAAAGTCTTGACAATACTTTCAGCAGAGATATTGCCCAGACGTTAACTGATGTTGAAAGCAACAAGTCGAGCCTTGTGAATGCGAATGAGCAGATTATGGAAGCAAAAGAAGCACAGAAATTTGCCCAGAGCCGTTTTCGGAATGGTACCGGTACAAATCTGGAACTTACCAATGCCAGTACCAATGTGCAAAGGGCCGAATTGACGCGTCTCCAATATCAATACCAGCTTTGTATCGCTACTCTGGAACTGGCTCGTTTGGAAGGGTTGGTTTATTGGTAAAAGAGGTTAATCATGGAAAATTTGATGGATGGTGAATTGACATATTAGCAGTTGAAGTAAGTTAAGTAGTTCAATCAGGCAGCCGGACAGGATTGTTTCGAAAACGGGCTGCCTGATTTATTTAAAAATAAGTTTGAACAACAAAATTGGCTGATTACCTCAAACAAAATCGTTATGGATTTATACCTGCACACCGTTATCTATCAGATCATTGCAGATTTGGAAGATGCTTCTGTCCATTACATAATTTACGCGCGGTATTATTTCTTTGGTCAGCAAATGTTTGGATATGAACCCGTTTATCTGAACAGAAATTCTGTAAAAGATGTCAGTTTATCCGGGGATAGTCTGCGTTGCAAAATGATGCTGGACGCAGGAAATTCTGAGGAATCTTTTTCAGTTGTCATCCCTTTTGATTTTATCAGAGAAATCAAAATAGTTAATAGTGAAATTGGAACAGAACAAACTTTGTATTGGCAGGGAAAAACGAAGGAGGCAGGTTTGTTTGATACTTTTAAAAAGGGAATCAGGCATTAATTGGATTCGACAAAAAAATGGCAAAGCGATTTATGTAACTACCGGGTAGGTGTAAACAGTCAATCGATTGTCATGAGGTAGGCGCAACATATAAATAAAGCAGTTATGTTAATCACAACCGATATATGTATTATAGGTGCAGGAGCTGTTGGCTTGTTTGCCGTTTTGGAAGCAGGTGCTTCCAAAATGCATTGCTGTATTCTGGAAGCTGGTTCAGGCATCAAAGAGGACGTTAAGGATCAGGCATTAGCTGATTATCTTAAAGTTGCGGTTTCTGAATTTAATCCGGTTTTTACGGGTGGATTTTTAAATAATCTGACAAAAACCGAAGACCATACTTATCTGCTCACAACCAGTAATGGTCGGGAAATTGCATGCAAGCATGTTATTTTTACGGATATTGTCAATGAATCTTATGACGTAGAATAGCGATCAAAATTATTTTATTTTGATAAATTCCACACGGCGGTTGTTGGCTTTACCGGCAGGTGTATCGTTACTATCCACCGGTTCTTCTTTCCCCTTTCCATTGGTTTCCAGTCTGGAAGAATCAATACCGAAAGTTGTGGTTAGCGCTTTCGCCACCGAAATGGCACGACGTTTGGAAAGATCCAGATTCGCAGCATCATTTCCATCTGCATCGGTGTGGCCGATTATTGTAACCCGGAGGGCTGAATTTTCTTTCAACAACAACGCAACATCCTGTAAACTTCCATATGATTGCGGCTTGATCTGATCGCTGTTAACATCAAACAATATACCGTTTGTGCTGAATTTTCCTTCGCTCACTAACTTGCTGCGAAGATTGGGCGCGCCTACCGACAACTGTATATTTCCCATAAAAAAAGCCCCTTCCTTTTGCTGATATTCGGGATTGCTGGATGAAAATATCAGCGTATTTAATGCGGCGTTAGCGTCAAGAGCTCTTGGCAGATCCAGTACTTTTGTGCTGTCGAGGTATACCCGCACTCGTTGCTTTTGCCGCCAGATTGATATTTTTACGGAAGGCTTGCCCGGCACATTAAATTCCGGAACACCAGATTTGGATTGACTGCCAATCAGGTTTGTTGAATAGTACATTTGCCCGTTGCCTGATGACGCAGGTTGAAAACAAAGTTTGAAATTGGCTACATCAGATTCATGCAAAGATTCTCCAAGCTTAAATTTCTCGTTGATGTCTTTGGTTTGAATAATACTGATCATCCACTGGCCAATGGAGGCTACTTGCTGATTGGCCAATAATTCCATTTGAAGTGTAAAATTTTCAGGCAGGTTACTGGTGATATATTCGGGGTAAAAAATGCC
The nucleotide sequence above comes from Dyadobacter subterraneus. Encoded proteins:
- a CDS encoding OmpA family protein, with protein sequence MKKFLLVLLVSVYISPVNAQLLDRIRNKVEQKVGDKIDQSIDKATQKKKPKDNPSSTETTSQTNSSQENATVAAPAKEMQKSDPVTSTVQDINSYSKFDFIAGEKVIVHEDFSEEALGDFPSNWNTRSSAELVTINNREGKWMRLAQTGIFYPEYITSNLPENFTLQMELLANQQVASIGQWMISIIQTKDINEKFKLGESLHESDVANFKLCFQPASSGNGQMYYSTNLIGSQSKSGVPEFNVPGKPSVKISIWRQKQRVRVYLDSTKVLDLPRALDANAALNTLIFSSSNPEYQQKEGAFFMGNIQLSVGAPNLRSKLVSEGKFSTNGILFDVNSDQIKPQSYGSLQDVALLLKENSALRVTIIGHTDADGNDAANLDLSKRRAISVAKALTTTFGIDSSRLETNGKGKEEPVDSNDTPAGKANNRRVEFIKIK